The proteins below are encoded in one region of Citrobacter enshiensis:
- the rsxE gene encoding electron transport complex subunit RsxE: MSEIKDVIVQGLWKNNSALVQLLGMCPLLAVTSTATNALGLGLATTLVLTLTNLTISALRRWTPAEIRIPIYVMIIASVVSAVQMLINAYAFGLYQSLGIFIPLIVTNCIVVGRAEAFAARKGPALSALDGFSIGMGATCAMFVLGSLREIIGNGTLFDGADGLLGSWAKVLRVEIFHTDSPFLLAMLPPGAFIGLGLMLAVKYLIDEKMKKRRAEAVAADAPAGETGNVS, translated from the coding sequence ATGAGCGAAATTAAAGACGTCATTGTTCAGGGCCTCTGGAAAAATAACTCCGCCCTCGTGCAGTTACTCGGTATGTGCCCTCTGCTGGCCGTCACCTCAACCGCCACCAACGCGCTCGGTTTAGGTCTTGCCACGACGCTCGTACTGACGCTGACCAACCTGACGATTTCGGCACTACGTCGCTGGACGCCAGCAGAGATCCGCATCCCTATCTACGTGATGATCATCGCTTCCGTGGTCAGCGCAGTACAAATGCTCATCAATGCTTATGCGTTTGGCCTGTACCAGTCGTTGGGGATTTTTATTCCGCTGATTGTCACGAACTGCATTGTGGTAGGACGTGCAGAGGCGTTTGCCGCCAGAAAAGGCCCGGCGCTCTCAGCGCTTGACGGTTTTTCTATCGGGATGGGTGCCACCTGCGCGATGTTCGTGCTCGGATCGCTGCGCGAGATCATCGGCAACGGGACGTTGTTTGACGGTGCGGACGGTCTGCTTGGCAGTTGGGCAAAAGTGTTGCGGGTAGAAATTTTCCATACCGACTCACCTTTCCTGTTGGCAATGTTGCCGCCGGGAGCCTTTATCGGTCTGGGACTCATGCTGGCTGTGAAATACCTTATTGATGAGAAGATGAAAAAGCGTCGTGCCGAAGCCGTTGCAGCAGATGCCCCGGCAGGCGAAACAGGGAATGTCTCATGA
- the rsxG gene encoding electron transport complex subunit RsxG, with translation MLKTIRKHGITLALFAAGSTGLTAAINMMTKTTIDEQAALQQKVLFDQVIPADRYNNNLQNSCFVVNSPALGKGAHRVYIARMDDTPVAAILEATAPDGYSGAIQLLVGADFNGTVLGTRVTEHHETPGLGDKIELRLSDWVTHFAGKSIGGENDAHWAVKKDGGDFDQFTGATITPRAVVNAVKRAGLYAQTLPAQLPQLTACGE, from the coding sequence ATGCTGAAAACAATTCGTAAACACGGCATCACGCTGGCGCTGTTTGCGGCGGGTTCGACAGGACTGACCGCCGCCATCAATATGATGACAAAAACGACAATTGATGAGCAGGCAGCATTGCAGCAAAAAGTGTTGTTTGATCAGGTCATTCCGGCAGACCGCTACAATAATAATCTGCAGAATAGCTGCTTTGTTGTTAACAGCCCGGCATTAGGAAAAGGCGCACATCGCGTTTATATTGCCCGTATGGACGATACGCCTGTTGCGGCTATCCTTGAGGCAACGGCTCCGGATGGATACTCCGGCGCGATTCAACTGCTGGTGGGTGCCGATTTCAACGGTACGGTCCTCGGCACACGAGTGACAGAGCACCATGAAACGCCGGGCCTGGGCGACAAAATAGAATTGCGTCTCTCCGACTGGGTAACCCACTTTGCGGGCAAGAGCATCGGCGGAGAAAATGACGCGCACTGGGCCGTAAAAAAAGATGGCGGCGACTTTGACCAGTTCACCGGCGCGACAATTACACCGCGAGCAGTTGTTAATGCAGTGAAACGCGCAGGTCTGTATGCGCAAACGCTTCCTGCGCAACTCCCCCAACTCACCGCCTGTGGAGAATAA
- the rsxC gene encoding electron transport complex subunit RsxC gives MLKLFSAFRKDKIWDFDGGIHPPEMKTQSNGTPLRQVPLAQRFVIPLKQHIGAEGELCVSVGDRVLRGQPLTRGRGKMLPVHAPTSGTVVAIAPHSTAHPSALAELSVIIDADGEDCWIEREGWADYRTRSHEELITRIHQYGVAGLGGAGFPTGVKLQGGGDKIETLIINAAECEPYITADDRLMQDCAAQVVEGIRILAHILQPQEILIGIEDNKPQAISMLRAVLAGAHDISLRVIPTKYPSGGAKQLTQILTGKQVPHGGRSSDIGVLMQNVGTAYAVKRAVIDGEPITERVVTLTGEAVSRPGNVWARLGTPVRHLLDDAGFCPSADQMVIMGGPLMGFTLPWLDVPVVKITNCLLAPTAAEMGEPQEEKGCIRCSACADACPADLLPQQLYWFSKGQQHDKATAHNLADCIECGACAWVCPSNIPLVQYFRQEKAEIYAISQEEKRAAEAKARFEARQARLEREKAARLERHKSAAVQPAAKDHDAIAAALARVKEKQAQAMQPVVIQAGAKPDNSAVIAAREARKAQARAKQAENGNIEESRTDADPRKAAIEAAIARAKARKQEQQAVSEPAEPVDPRKAAVEAAIARAKARKLEQQAVSEPAEPVDPRKAAVEAAIARAKARKLEQQAASEPAEPVDPRKAAVEAAIARAKARKLEQQAPSEPADPVDPRKAAVEAAIARAKARKLEQQAVSDPAEPVDPRKAAIAAAIARAQAKKAAQQQVVNEE, from the coding sequence ATGCTTAAGTTATTCTCTGCCTTTAGAAAAGATAAGATCTGGGATTTTGACGGCGGCATTCATCCACCGGAAATGAAAACCCAGTCAAACGGTACGCCCCTGCGCCAGGTTCCGCTGGCGCAGCGTTTCGTTATTCCTTTAAAACAGCACATTGGCGCCGAAGGTGAACTGTGCGTCAGCGTAGGCGATCGCGTGTTACGTGGACAACCGTTGACCCGCGGACGCGGGAAAATGCTTCCGGTTCATGCGCCAACCTCCGGCACCGTCGTTGCCATTGCCCCCCATTCCACCGCGCATCCTTCCGCCCTGGCAGAACTCAGCGTCATTATTGATGCTGATGGCGAAGATTGCTGGATTGAACGCGAGGGCTGGGCGGATTACCGTACCCGGAGTCATGAAGAACTGATCACGCGTATTCATCAGTACGGCGTTGCTGGACTCGGCGGCGCGGGATTCCCTACCGGCGTGAAGTTACAGGGCGGCGGCGACAAGATCGAAACGCTGATCATCAATGCGGCGGAATGCGAACCCTATATTACGGCAGATGATCGCCTGATGCAGGACTGCGCCGCCCAGGTGGTGGAAGGTATCCGCATTCTCGCGCACATTCTGCAACCGCAAGAGATTTTGATCGGCATTGAAGACAATAAACCGCAGGCCATTTCCATGTTGCGGGCGGTACTGGCTGGCGCGCACGACATTTCGCTGCGTGTCATCCCGACGAAATATCCTTCCGGCGGCGCAAAACAGCTCACACAAATTTTGACCGGTAAGCAGGTTCCGCATGGAGGCCGTTCCTCCGATATCGGCGTGTTGATGCAAAACGTCGGCACCGCGTATGCCGTCAAACGTGCGGTTATTGATGGTGAACCGATCACCGAGCGCGTCGTGACGTTAACTGGCGAGGCGGTGAGTCGCCCTGGCAACGTCTGGGCGAGACTGGGTACCCCGGTTCGCCACCTCCTCGACGATGCCGGTTTTTGCCCTTCCGCCGATCAGATGGTGATTATGGGGGGACCGCTCATGGGCTTCACCCTGCCGTGGCTGGATGTACCGGTCGTGAAGATCACCAACTGCCTCCTTGCGCCAACGGCGGCTGAAATGGGCGAACCGCAGGAAGAAAAAGGCTGCATCCGTTGTAGCGCCTGTGCCGATGCGTGTCCGGCCGATCTGCTGCCTCAGCAGTTGTACTGGTTTAGCAAAGGCCAGCAGCACGACAAAGCGACGGCGCACAATCTGGCGGACTGCATTGAATGCGGTGCCTGCGCCTGGGTATGCCCAAGCAATATCCCGTTGGTACAGTACTTCCGGCAGGAAAAAGCAGAAATATACGCCATCAGTCAGGAAGAAAAGCGCGCCGCTGAAGCAAAAGCACGCTTCGAAGCCCGACAGGCACGACTTGAGCGTGAGAAAGCCGCGCGTCTTGAGCGACACAAAAGCGCCGCTGTGCAGCCTGCGGCGAAAGATCATGATGCGATTGCCGCCGCGCTGGCTCGCGTCAAAGAAAAACAGGCACAAGCAATGCAACCGGTGGTTATCCAGGCGGGGGCAAAACCAGACAATAGCGCCGTAATTGCGGCGCGCGAAGCACGCAAAGCGCAGGCCCGGGCAAAACAGGCAGAGAACGGCAACATCGAAGAGAGCCGTACCGATGCCGATCCGCGCAAAGCCGCCATCGAAGCAGCGATTGCCCGCGCCAAAGCACGCAAGCAGGAACAACAGGCAGTCAGTGAACCTGCCGAACCCGTGGATCCACGCAAAGCCGCCGTCGAAGCGGCCATTGCCCGTGCCAAAGCACGTAAACTGGAACAGCAGGCAGTCAGTGAACCTGCCGAACCCGTGGACCCGCGCAAAGCCGCTGTCGAAGCGGCCATTGCCCGTGCCAAAGCACGTAAGCTGGAACAGCAGGCAGCCAGTGAACCTGCCGAACCCGTGGACCCACGCAAAGCCGCCGTCGAAGCGGCCATTGCCCGCGCTAAAGCACGTAAGCTGGAACAGCAGGCGCCCAGTGAGCCTGCCGACCCCGTGGACCCGCGCAAAGCCGCCGTCGAAGCGGCCATTGCCCGCGCTAAAGCACGTAAGCTGGAACAACAGGCAGTCAGTGATCCTGCCGAGCCCGTGGACCCACGCAAAGCCGCCATCGCAGCAGCGATTGCCCGCGCTCAGGCAAAAAAAGCCGCACAGCAGCAGGTTGTTAACGAGGAATAA
- the nth gene encoding endonuclease III, whose protein sequence is MNKTKRLEILTRLRDNNPHPTTELNFTSPFELLIAVLLSAQATDVSVNKATAKLYPVANTPAAMLELGVEGVKSYIKTIGLFNSKAENVIKTCRILLEQHNGEVPEDRAALEALPGVGRKTANVVLNTAFGWPTIAVDTHIFRVCNRTQFAPGKNVEQVEEKLLKVVPAEFKVDCHHWLILHGRYTCIARKPRCGSCIIEDLCEFKEKVDI, encoded by the coding sequence ATGAACAAAACAAAACGTCTGGAAATCCTGACGCGTCTTCGCGACAACAATCCGCACCCCACCACAGAGCTCAATTTTACGTCGCCGTTCGAACTACTTATCGCCGTTTTGCTCTCAGCACAGGCCACGGACGTGAGCGTGAACAAAGCGACGGCGAAGCTCTACCCCGTCGCCAACACCCCAGCGGCGATGCTGGAGCTCGGCGTAGAGGGCGTTAAGTCCTATATCAAGACGATTGGCCTGTTCAACAGCAAAGCCGAGAATGTCATCAAAACCTGTCGGATACTGCTTGAGCAGCATAATGGCGAAGTTCCTGAAGACCGCGCTGCGCTGGAAGCGTTGCCCGGCGTGGGACGTAAAACCGCCAATGTGGTACTCAATACCGCCTTTGGCTGGCCGACCATTGCCGTCGACACGCATATTTTCCGCGTCTGCAACCGAACCCAGTTTGCGCCGGGCAAGAATGTTGAGCAGGTTGAAGAAAAGCTGCTCAAAGTGGTTCCGGCGGAATTTAAAGTCGATTGCCACCACTGGTTAATTCTTCACGGACGCTATACCTGTATCGCCCGCAAACCCCGTTGCGGTTCCTGCATTATCGAAGATCTCTGTGAATTTAAAGAGAAAGTCGATATTTGA